AAAGACAACAGACTTTATTTATGGTTTATAAAGTAAAAGATAGTTTGAAAGAACAATTTTTATGGACGATAAACGATCCCCAAAAAACACTTTCTGTAGCGACCAACAAACGCTTGGTCGATTTAAAAAGATACTCGTACCAGACGTATCAGGAAAAAATAAAACCGCATAAAGCGAATATTCATTTTTTTCAGCAGAATATAACCGATAGTGTAGCAAAATCATCACTATTAACCATTGGACAAAAATCTAAATTAAATAAATTACCACCAGAAGAATTTAAAGGTAACATTAGTGAAATCCTAGTTTACAATAGAGTTTTATCTGGAAGGGAAACTCAAAAAGTAATGAGCTACTTGGGGATTAAATACGGAATTTCCCTATCTCAATTCGAGAATAAAAATTACGTTAACAGTTTAGGCGAAACCATCTGGGACATTGACCAACATAAAAAATTTGACGGTTCAATTACTGGAGTTGGAAGAGATGATGCGAGTGGCTTATTGCAACTAAAAAGTAGTAATATGATCGATGAAGGACTTTTGACCCTAGCACTCAAAAGCAAATCGAATAAAATCCCTAATAATTATTTTACTTTTTGGAGTGACAACGGAAAAAATCTTCTGGTAAAAAAACAGGAGCAGGGCGAACCAATCGGAATAGCAAGACAATGGCAATTGGATTTTACAAACCCAGGGGATCTTAGTCTTAATTGGACATTAAATCCAAACTTCATAAAAGGAACGCTACCCGCAGATACTTATTATTGGTTGTTAGTAGATTATTCAGGTAAAGGAACGTATGACGAAAAAGACTCTGAATATGTTCGTTTGGGAAGTACGTCTTCCAAAGAAAAATTAACGTTGACAGATTTCAACTGGGACAAGCAAAAAACAGGGAAAACCAAGTTTACAATAAAAATTGCACCCAAAATGTTCAGCAGAGTTTGGATTACCGAAGCGACTTGTGGTCTTTTGGGGTCTGGTCAGTTAAATTACACCATTGAGGGAGGAGAAGCTCCATTTACGGTTACCGTAAAAAAAGAAGGAAGTGATGTTGTAGAAAAACAATGGAGCCAAACGGCCAAAAGTACAACAGGATTGCAACTTTCATCAGGTACGTATGATTATATCGTACGTGATACAAGAGGAAATATCTACACAGAAACTGTTTTTGTAGCTGATAAACAAGGAACTGTTCCTAACTTAAAATCAGATTATTTGTTAACCAATGGAAATGCTTTAACGCTGGATGCGAGCAAGGATCTTCCGGCAGGAAATTACGAATACCAATGGTTTTATGAAGGAGATTTTATAGACAATAATCCAAAAATCTTTTTAGATCAAGCGGGTAGCTATGAATTAAGACTAGTAAACGATCAGGGCTGTAAGACTTCGACAAAAATTGCCGTTGCAACAGATGGAAAAGAAATAACAGAATCGACTGTCGTTATTTTGTATCCAAACCCAACTCCAGATGGTCGTTTTTCTGTGGCTATGCAGTTTCCTCACAAAACAAACGCAACCATTACGGTATATTCTCCGACTGGTGCGCTTGTAAAACAACAACAGTTACAACAAATAGAAACGTATTTGCATGATGATGTGATAAAAGGATCAAGCGGTATGTATTTGGTGACAGTAAATTCAGAATTTGGAACTAAAACGTTCAAAGTTATTGTGAAATAGTATGTTGCGTGCAATTACTTTGTCAATTTGCTTCGCTCGGGTCGCAAAATGACATGTAACGGCTAGTGCTAATTTCTCGTGACTAATCATGAAATTAATTGCACCCAACGGCTTGTGAAATAATTTAAAAATAAACGATTGCCCCATAATAGATTAACCTACTTTATGAAAAATAAAATTATAGTATTGGTATTTTTACTAGGTTCTTTTTTGTTTGCTGCCAATTTTGGTCCGTACAAAATAGTTGCTTTTTTTACCAAAAATACTTCTGAAGAAAAAGCATTGACTGTTGCTACAATAGATTCGATGGCTATTCTTAAAAACGAAACTAAGAGTACAAAGTCATTTAGCGCAGATATTGCACAAGGAATTATAGGTATTACAAATGCGGATGATATAGATGATGCTTATGATAACGTTTTTCATCTTAAAGTAGATGCTTTACCATCAAATGAAGAAAACGCGTATTTAGAATATGAACTATATGGATATGATCAGGCTGCATCAATTTCGAGAAGTTTAAATAACCAGCCCAGTATAGGAGGGCAATTTTTATCACATAATAAAAACTGGACCAAACAATCGGAATTACTTTCAGAAAAAGCATTGCGTGCCGGAGATAACGTATTGTTATTTACTGCTCCCGAAGGTATTTCGAATTCGTATAAAGTAAAAAATGTTCGCATTGTTTACAAAACAGCTATTGCTTCGAGTCATTTTACCTTACTACAATCGGAGGATAAACGATACATTAAAGGAACTAATTTTCCGTCTCAAATAAAGAGAATGAATATTGGCGGAATCGAAATTGACGTTAATCAGCCAGAATTTGAATTGGTTTTCGATGCCAAAGAAACAGGGAATTCTATTTTAGTAACCAAGGAAACTACTTCGGGGGTACTTATAAATGAAAAAATAGAGGCAAAGCAATTTTTAAAAGTCAATAGTTTCAGGGCATTAGAAAATGCTAAAGAACGTACCTTCAAAACGATTCAATTTGAAACAGAAAATAAATTAGCTTATAAAAAATTCCAAGCTGTTTTTCCGATTGGAGCCTTAAAAAAAAATGTATCGGTTTCGGTAAGCGGACTCCGAAAAATTGATATTGCCCCGCTAAACTCGGCGATGGTAAATGTTACAGGAACTAATGCTGGATTTAGGCTATTACCACACGGAACTATTTTTGAAAAAGCGGTAACCTTATCAGTACCATATGATAAAAAAATAATTCCCGAAGGATATACTGAGAAAGATATTGATGTATTTTATTTTGATGAAAACAAACGATTGTGGCAGAAAGTAACTAGGGATTCCTTAGAAATTAAGCAAGGAATCATTAAGGCAAAAACGACCCACTTTACAGATTTTATAGCTGGAATTATCAAAATGCCCGAATCTCCAGAAACTTCGAGTTATACACCCACGAGTATCAAGGATTTAAAAGCGGCGAGTCCGTTGATAGGCATACAGTCTATTGCGCCACCAACTGCAAACGGAAGAGGAACAGCAAGCACAGGATTCGGAATTGCGATTCCAAACGGAAGAGGAGGGATGCAACCTTCGTTTAATTTGCAGTACGATTCAGACGGAGGACACAGCTGGGCAGGAACAGGATGGGACGTTTCGGCGCCGGCCGTAAGTATTGAAACCCGTTGGGGAGCACCTCGATACGATACAAATCTAGAAACAGAAACGTATTCGATTGCAGGCGAAGCTTTGATTCCGAATTCGCATAGAGCCGAATGGGTTGGAAGAACAACCGATAAACAATTTTATCCAAGACGCGAAGGCGCTTTTCAGCAGATTATCCGAAAAGGAAATTCGCCTAAAAACTATTATTGGGTTGTAAAAGACAAAAGCGGTGTGGCGAGTTATTACGGAGGAACTGCTTCGGGGCTTGCAACTTCAGGGATTTTACAGGATGCATCTGGGAATATTGGCCATTGGGCGCTTTGTCTTCAGGTGGATTTAAAAGGAAATACGGTTGAGTATGAATACGATAAAAAAGATGGTGAACTCTATCTTAAAAAAGTATATTACACAGGTTTTGGCACTCAAAAAGGAAATTACAACA
The nucleotide sequence above comes from Flavobacterium branchiarum. Encoded proteins:
- a CDS encoding T9SS type A sorting domain-containing protein is translated as MNRKIFLALVFIMLSKSNLVFSQQKVLPGAVEDPSFWIKTRNSGEAYYWESLTTKEGKISGRKHTGTTFNFNPSIIFDTAQDSLILPLGIARKRQQTLFMVYKVKDSLKEQFLWTINDPQKTLSVATNKRLVDLKRYSYQTYQEKIKPHKANIHFFQQNITDSVAKSSLLTIGQKSKLNKLPPEEFKGNISEILVYNRVLSGRETQKVMSYLGIKYGISLSQFENKNYVNSLGETIWDIDQHKKFDGSITGVGRDDASGLLQLKSSNMIDEGLLTLALKSKSNKIPNNYFTFWSDNGKNLLVKKQEQGEPIGIARQWQLDFTNPGDLSLNWTLNPNFIKGTLPADTYYWLLVDYSGKGTYDEKDSEYVRLGSTSSKEKLTLTDFNWDKQKTGKTKFTIKIAPKMFSRVWITEATCGLLGSGQLNYTIEGGEAPFTVTVKKEGSDVVEKQWSQTAKSTTGLQLSSGTYDYIVRDTRGNIYTETVFVADKQGTVPNLKSDYLLTNGNALTLDASKDLPAGNYEYQWFYEGDFIDNNPKIFLDQAGSYELRLVNDQGCKTSTKIAVATDGKEITESTVVILYPNPTPDGRFSVAMQFPHKTNATITVYSPTGALVKQQQLQQIETYLHDDVIKGSSGMYLVTVNSEFGTKTFKVIVK